In a genomic window of Roseimicrobium gellanilyticum:
- a CDS encoding serine hydrolase domain-containing protein, translating into MTRFHFSTTLCAAAFAAMFCTCTTSWAKDDRKPAVLAPALQKFVDDSTISGAVLMVTSPDKVLALETVGSANLESKETMKQDAMFWIASMTKPMTAMGLMMLVEEGKLSIDDPVEKHLPEFKGQMIIEEKTPERVVLKKPQRPITVKDLLTHTSGLTGNLPGEGSVLDALTLHGAVVGYAISPLQFEPGSKWQYCNPGINTLGRLIEVKSGLPFAQFMQERFFEPLGMKDTTFWPTEAQLKRIATSYKPGPDNKGLEATTVKYLSPNLKDKQRMPLAAGGLFSTASDLAKMYQMVLNGGKLGKKRYLKEETLKLMTTNQTGDLKVSFSDGMHMGLGFHIVNTPVGVTEALSPGSFGHGGAYGTQAWIDPTRKLAIVLLIQRAGLPNSDKSDMRAALQRAAVDAFGKEAAAQ; encoded by the coding sequence ATGACGCGTTTCCATTTCTCCACCACCCTGTGTGCTGCGGCCTTCGCGGCCATGTTCTGCACCTGCACCACCTCGTGGGCCAAGGACGATCGCAAGCCCGCCGTGCTCGCTCCGGCACTGCAGAAGTTTGTGGATGACAGCACCATTTCCGGCGCCGTGCTTATGGTCACCTCTCCGGACAAGGTACTCGCCCTGGAAACCGTGGGCTCCGCGAATCTGGAGAGCAAGGAGACCATGAAGCAGGACGCCATGTTCTGGATTGCCTCCATGACCAAGCCCATGACGGCAATGGGACTCATGATGCTGGTCGAAGAGGGTAAGCTGAGTATCGATGACCCGGTGGAAAAACACCTGCCCGAGTTCAAGGGGCAGATGATCATCGAGGAGAAGACTCCGGAGCGCGTCGTGCTGAAGAAACCGCAGCGTCCCATCACGGTGAAGGACCTGCTCACCCACACCAGTGGCCTCACCGGTAATCTCCCCGGTGAAGGCAGCGTACTGGACGCGCTTACCCTGCACGGCGCAGTGGTCGGCTATGCCATTTCACCCCTGCAATTCGAGCCCGGCAGCAAGTGGCAGTACTGCAACCCTGGCATCAATACACTCGGTCGCCTCATCGAGGTGAAGAGCGGCCTGCCCTTTGCCCAGTTCATGCAGGAGCGCTTCTTTGAGCCGCTCGGCATGAAGGACACCACCTTCTGGCCCACCGAGGCGCAACTCAAGCGCATCGCCACTTCCTACAAGCCCGGCCCTGACAACAAAGGTCTCGAAGCCACCACCGTGAAGTATCTGAGCCCAAATCTGAAGGACAAGCAGCGCATGCCCCTCGCTGCCGGCGGTCTTTTCTCCACTGCCTCAGACCTCGCGAAGATGTACCAGATGGTGCTCAACGGCGGCAAGCTGGGCAAGAAGCGCTATCTCAAGGAGGAGACGCTCAAGCTCATGACCACCAACCAGACCGGTGACCTCAAGGTGAGCTTCTCCGACGGCATGCACATGGGCTTGGGCTTCCATATCGTGAATACTCCCGTGGGGGTCACGGAGGCGCTGAGCCCCGGCAGCTTCGGCCACGGAGGTGCCTACGGAACGCAGGCTTGGATCGATCCCACCAGGAAGCTCGCCATCGTCCTCCTCATCCAGCGCGCCGGTCTGCCCAACTCGGACAAGAGCGACATGCGCGCGGCCCTCCAGCGGGCCGCGGTGGATGCGTTTGGCAAAGAGGCGGCGGCGCAGTGA
- a CDS encoding prolyl oligopeptidase family serine peptidase, producing the protein MQSIAVAQSLTYPETKKQSVEDDYFGTKVQDPYRWLEDDNSAETKAWVEAQNKVTFGWLEQIPQREKIRNRIQELFNFERFGVPFKKGGQYFYTRNTGLQNQSVLYVTPSLDQEGRELLDPNKLSEDGTVSLTETSVSEDGKLMVVGTSSAGSDWQEFRIKDIATGKDLPEVLQWIKFSGASWKRDGSGFFYCRYPKPEGGAALTERNENQSVWFHVPGKKQDEDQLIYARTDKPGWSYSPYVTEDGRYLILSVNKDTSPKSQVFYKDLTQERSGFVELLKGFDAAYNFLENKGTVFYFHTDLDAPRYRVIAIDVTKPEKKQWREIIPQSEHKLEGVAMFGGQLIGEYLQDAKSAMRTFDLEGKLIREVALPGIGSIGGFSGENADSESFYAFSSFTAPTTIFRYDVPTGVSTIWRQPKLNYDGTQLEAKQVFYQSKDGTRVPMFIIHKKGLKLDGSNPCLLYGYGGFDISLTPGFSVSRAVWMEMGGVFAMANLRGGGEYGSEWHEAGIKLRKQNVFDDFIAAAEWLIKEGYTQPSKLAIQGGSNGGLLVGACMIQRPELFGAALPGVGVMDMLRFHKFTIGWAWKSDYGSSEKPDEFKALLKYSPLHNLKEGTRYPATLITTADHDDRVVPAHSFKFAARLQECQAKDGPPVMIRIETSAGHGGGTALSKVIEETADEWAFLVKVLGVERAR; encoded by the coding sequence ATGCAAAGCATCGCGGTGGCCCAGAGCCTCACCTACCCGGAAACGAAGAAACAATCCGTCGAGGATGATTACTTCGGCACCAAGGTGCAGGACCCGTACCGCTGGCTGGAGGATGACAACAGCGCGGAGACCAAGGCCTGGGTGGAAGCGCAGAACAAGGTCACCTTTGGCTGGCTGGAGCAGATTCCTCAGCGGGAGAAGATTCGCAACCGCATCCAGGAGCTGTTCAACTTTGAGCGCTTCGGTGTGCCCTTCAAGAAGGGCGGACAGTACTTCTACACACGCAATACCGGCCTGCAGAATCAAAGCGTGTTGTACGTGACTCCTTCGCTGGACCAGGAAGGGCGCGAACTGCTGGATCCCAACAAGCTTTCGGAAGACGGCACCGTTTCGCTCACGGAGACGTCGGTGAGTGAAGATGGGAAGCTCATGGTGGTGGGTACCTCCAGTGCGGGAAGCGACTGGCAGGAGTTCCGCATCAAGGACATCGCAACGGGCAAGGATTTGCCGGAGGTGCTGCAGTGGATCAAGTTCAGCGGTGCGAGCTGGAAGCGCGATGGCAGCGGTTTCTTTTACTGCCGCTATCCCAAACCGGAAGGCGGCGCAGCCCTGACGGAGCGCAATGAGAACCAAAGCGTGTGGTTCCATGTCCCTGGGAAGAAACAGGATGAGGACCAGCTCATTTACGCTCGTACGGACAAACCTGGCTGGAGCTACAGCCCGTACGTCACTGAGGATGGTCGCTACCTCATCCTCAGTGTCAACAAGGATACCAGCCCGAAGTCCCAGGTATTCTACAAGGACCTCACACAGGAGCGCTCCGGTTTTGTGGAACTGCTCAAGGGCTTTGATGCGGCCTACAACTTTCTGGAGAACAAGGGAACGGTCTTCTACTTCCACACGGATCTCGATGCGCCGCGCTACCGTGTCATCGCCATCGATGTCACCAAGCCGGAGAAGAAACAGTGGCGTGAAATCATCCCGCAATCTGAACACAAGCTGGAGGGCGTGGCCATGTTCGGTGGGCAGCTCATTGGTGAGTACCTGCAGGATGCAAAGTCAGCGATGCGCACCTTTGACCTTGAGGGCAAACTCATCCGTGAGGTGGCGCTGCCCGGCATCGGCAGCATCGGAGGATTCAGTGGGGAGAATGCAGACTCGGAGAGTTTCTATGCCTTCTCCAGCTTCACCGCACCCACCACCATCTTCCGCTATGATGTGCCTACCGGCGTGAGCACCATCTGGCGTCAGCCAAAGCTGAACTATGATGGCACCCAGCTCGAGGCGAAGCAGGTCTTCTACCAGAGCAAGGATGGCACCCGTGTGCCCATGTTCATCATCCACAAGAAGGGATTGAAGCTCGATGGTTCCAATCCCTGCCTGCTTTATGGCTATGGTGGATTCGACATCAGTCTCACACCGGGCTTCTCCGTGAGCCGCGCCGTGTGGATGGAAATGGGCGGTGTCTTCGCCATGGCCAACCTACGTGGTGGAGGCGAGTACGGCTCTGAGTGGCACGAGGCAGGCATCAAGCTGCGCAAACAGAATGTCTTTGATGACTTCATTGCCGCCGCCGAATGGCTCATCAAGGAGGGCTACACTCAACCGTCCAAGCTTGCCATTCAGGGAGGCAGCAATGGCGGCCTGCTGGTGGGCGCGTGCATGATCCAGCGCCCTGAGTTGTTCGGCGCAGCGCTGCCCGGTGTGGGTGTGATGGACATGCTGCGCTTCCACAAGTTCACCATCGGCTGGGCGTGGAAGAGCGACTACGGCAGCAGCGAGAAGCCGGATGAATTCAAGGCGCTGCTCAAGTATTCGCCACTGCACAATCTGAAGGAGGGCACGCGCTATCCCGCCACACTCATCACCACCGCCGATCACGATGACCGCGTGGTGCCCGCGCACAGCTTCAAGTTTGCCGCCCGCCTCCAGGAGTGCCAGGCGAAAGACGGTCCTCCGGTCATGATTCGCATCGAAACCAGTGCCGGCCACGGCGGTGGCACCGCGCTCAGCAAGGTCATTGAGGAGACGGCGGATGAATGGGCGTTTCTGGTGAAGGTGCTGGGGGTGGAGCGAGCGAGATGA
- a CDS encoding GNAT family N-acetyltransferase → MISFLKNLCWRAVYPWPRSIVEGIRPLRISVCPESRFAECERLFDENTAHGIPANHRDEYQSSLRSGRLLTLIAEDANEVVGTFGVQYLEQKKSYWLCYLFISPKHHRKCIGTTLFFASIALLPQNHPDVSVCICNLHGTAGFYKRLGFLQVGEVDLPEGERSQVATLYLWPRAAKKIRAWLFAAGTRLPEPGYGIPIISLAPPPAPSPETPIHPPSPQ, encoded by the coding sequence ATGATTTCCTTTCTCAAGAATCTCTGCTGGAGGGCAGTCTACCCATGGCCACGCTCCATCGTGGAGGGCATCCGTCCCCTGCGAATCTCAGTGTGCCCCGAATCCAGGTTCGCAGAGTGTGAACGCTTGTTCGACGAGAACACCGCCCATGGGATTCCGGCGAATCACCGCGATGAATACCAATCCTCCCTGCGGAGTGGCAGGCTGCTCACCCTCATTGCCGAAGATGCGAACGAAGTCGTCGGCACCTTTGGCGTGCAGTATCTGGAGCAGAAGAAGAGCTACTGGCTCTGCTATCTGTTCATCTCACCAAAGCACCATCGAAAGTGCATAGGCACCACACTGTTCTTTGCATCCATCGCCTTGCTGCCCCAAAACCACCCTGACGTCAGTGTTTGCATCTGCAATCTTCACGGCACCGCGGGATTTTACAAACGATTGGGGTTCCTGCAGGTGGGTGAAGTGGATTTACCTGAAGGAGAACGTTCCCAGGTAGCCACGTTGTATCTCTGGCCTCGAGCGGCGAAGAAGATTCGTGCCTGGCTCTTCGCTGCGGGGACCAGACTTCCCGAGCCTGGCTATGGCATTCCCATCATCTCGCTCGCTCCACCCCCAGCACCTTCACCAGAAACGCCCATTCATCCGCCGTCTCCTCAATGA
- a CDS encoding NAD(P)/FAD-dependent oxidoreductase: protein MNTNAANSETQGVPRVVIVGAGFGGLSAAKALGNKEVQVTVLDRENHHLFQPLLYQVATAGLSPANIAQPVRAILRSKENIEILMADVTGFDVEKKLVLAGERSFPYDHLIVATGARHSYFGHPEWEQYAPGLKTLDDALGIRRRLLMAFEKAEAEKDPVERERLMTFVIVGAGPTGVEMAGAISEIARETMLRDFHHIDPSEARVILLDAADRVLQAFDPKLSEQAQGQLRNLKVDVRLKVSVQDVNESGVATANGFIHARTVIWAAGNAASPLMKSLPGTLDRAGRIQITSELNLPDHPEIYVIGDTANCAGKDGKPLPGVSPVAMQQGKWVAKNILARIKGEAAKPFSYWDRGSMATIGRNRAVADLHFVKFSGLPAWLTWVFVHLIFLMNMSSRVSVFLIWVWSYFTRAQGARLITSVGQAKKG from the coding sequence ATGAACACGAACGCAGCGAACTCAGAAACGCAGGGCGTGCCTCGCGTGGTGATTGTGGGAGCGGGCTTTGGTGGGCTCTCCGCCGCGAAAGCCCTGGGGAACAAGGAGGTGCAAGTCACCGTGCTCGACCGGGAGAATCACCATCTCTTCCAGCCGCTGCTCTATCAGGTGGCGACCGCAGGCCTCTCTCCGGCGAATATCGCCCAACCCGTGCGCGCCATCCTGCGGAGTAAGGAGAACATCGAAATCCTCATGGCGGACGTGACGGGTTTTGATGTGGAGAAGAAGCTGGTTCTGGCCGGTGAGCGCAGCTTTCCCTATGACCACCTCATTGTCGCCACCGGAGCCCGACACTCCTACTTCGGTCATCCAGAGTGGGAACAGTACGCGCCGGGATTGAAGACGCTGGACGATGCGCTGGGCATCCGCCGCAGGCTGCTCATGGCTTTCGAGAAGGCTGAGGCGGAGAAGGATCCCGTGGAGCGTGAGCGCTTGATGACTTTTGTCATTGTTGGTGCAGGTCCCACCGGTGTGGAGATGGCCGGAGCCATTTCCGAAATTGCCCGCGAAACGATGCTGCGTGACTTCCATCACATTGATCCCTCAGAGGCGAGAGTGATCCTCCTGGATGCGGCAGATCGTGTGCTGCAGGCCTTTGACCCGAAGCTGTCTGAGCAGGCGCAAGGCCAGCTTCGCAATCTGAAGGTGGATGTGCGCTTGAAAGTTTCGGTACAGGACGTGAACGAGTCCGGCGTGGCCACGGCCAACGGGTTCATCCATGCGCGCACAGTCATCTGGGCTGCGGGGAATGCGGCCTCACCACTGATGAAAAGCCTTCCGGGTACGCTGGATCGCGCAGGCCGCATCCAGATCACGTCAGAACTGAATCTGCCAGATCATCCGGAGATCTATGTGATCGGTGATACGGCGAATTGTGCGGGGAAGGACGGCAAGCCGCTCCCCGGCGTTTCGCCCGTGGCCATGCAGCAGGGCAAGTGGGTGGCGAAGAACATCCTCGCACGCATCAAGGGTGAGGCGGCCAAGCCGTTCTCCTACTGGGACCGTGGCAGCATGGCCACCATCGGCCGCAACCGCGCGGTGGCAGATTTGCATTTCGTGAAGTTCAGCGGGTTGCCCGCCTGGCTCACGTGGGTGTTCGTGCACCTCATTTTCCTCATGAACATGAGCAGCCGCGTATCCGTGTTCCTCATCTGGGTGTGGTCCTACTTCACCCGCGCGCAGGGCGCGAGGCTGATCACCAGTGTGGGCCAGGCGAAGAAAGGTTGA
- a CDS encoding polysaccharide biosynthesis/export family protein, producing MAAALLAVMGGGSSMAQDASLVKAEEHACISPSERFRIDQYHTTGGDIWDWEFWVSRKGGAPPVKLSTGARDPAMYGAGFSFHPSEKWLLRTQKTGSGDNVVVLYRITKQETFVRTDAGSTLDELAWAEFDRVYSLAGDATQRYHAGCGFLGWEPDGETLRLRLTAAHCGEAYRADWTVHYHLKTKKFFFASDDRAHNKRHGLIWKPRGKLAVSAHDDLRLLRAGDVVSVQFTSVGPEKHMLTVGQDGFVKVPYIGKVRAAGRTCRQLANLIRVEIEKQYFG from the coding sequence ATGGCAGCCGCTCTCCTCGCAGTGATGGGAGGAGGTTCTTCGATGGCGCAGGACGCCTCGCTGGTGAAGGCAGAGGAGCATGCCTGCATCTCTCCATCGGAACGCTTCCGCATCGATCAGTATCACACCACCGGTGGAGATATCTGGGACTGGGAGTTTTGGGTTTCACGCAAAGGGGGCGCACCTCCAGTGAAGCTGTCTACGGGCGCTCGCGACCCAGCCATGTACGGCGCGGGGTTCTCTTTCCATCCCTCTGAGAAGTGGCTGCTGCGTACTCAGAAGACGGGCAGTGGGGACAATGTTGTTGTGCTGTACCGGATCACCAAGCAGGAAACTTTCGTGCGAACAGATGCAGGAAGCACGCTTGATGAGCTGGCTTGGGCAGAGTTTGACAGGGTCTACTCGCTCGCGGGTGATGCCACCCAACGCTACCATGCGGGGTGCGGATTTCTCGGGTGGGAGCCGGATGGTGAAACGCTGCGTCTCAGGCTCACGGCCGCCCATTGCGGTGAGGCCTATCGCGCGGACTGGACCGTGCACTATCATCTGAAGACGAAGAAATTTTTCTTTGCGAGCGACGACCGCGCTCACAATAAGCGGCATGGACTGATCTGGAAGCCGCGAGGCAAGCTTGCAGTCAGCGCGCATGACGATCTCCGACTGCTCCGGGCAGGTGATGTGGTTTCGGTCCAATTCACCTCGGTGGGCCCGGAAAAGCACATGCTGACCGTGGGGCAGGACGGCTTTGTGAAAGTGCCTTACATCGGAAAAGTCAGGGCCGCAGGCCGTACCTGTCGGCAACTCGCCAACTTGATCAGAGTCGAAATTGAAAAGCAGTACTTTGGTTGA